The Chamaesiphon minutus PCC 6605 DNA window TTTTTGACCATCAAAAATAAAACCTAAATACTGTAATGGCTGTGTTTCTGGATGATAATATAAAAGTCCATTTTCTCTGATAAATTCAGACTTCTCGCTCTTGTCTTCATTGATTGTCAGGTTACTCCCACTATTTTGAATCTCTTGATGAACTTTACGCATCGTTTTGTCAGATTGTTCTGGGTGACAAATCCATAGAATGTCATCACAATACCTTCTATAAATACCACCAGTTTCTAAGGCATGATTTGACATTAAAATGTCAAATTCCCAGAGAAAAATATTAGATAATAATGCACTAATTGGAGAGCCTTGAGGGATTCCATGCTCAGTTGTATTAATTTTAATGCTGCTTTTAAGCTTACTTCTAAATTCTTGTGATGAGCAAATACGTCTTCTACTCTGTAACTCTCTAAAATCTTTAATATTTAACTCTTGGCACACATCACTCATATTGATATATGAGTATTTGGTAATCGATTTATATACTTTGTAGTGATCTTTTGGCAACTTTGAGTTATTTAAATCTAGTAATCGACACCATGAGAGCTTTAGTTTCTTATGATCTATGCAATCGAAAAATTTTGAAATGTCAAAAGTTAAGACAATGCAGTGCTCTCTCTTTTCTACTTCATCGAATACATCTTTGGCAAAATCAATGTTTGATTTCCCTAAAGCACGATATGCTAAAACTGAAGAATTTAGATGTGTTTCTTTAATCCTTTCTTCATACCTCTTGTTCAGTAAATGTGTGTACCAAGAGTAAATATGAGAGTCGATGTGACTAGCATACATGATGGGACGATCTTTACTACTAACTTTTTTTAGCTCGCGTTTGTATTTCGGCGTACACTGAATTTTTCTTAAAAACGGCCAAAAAGAATGATTGATAATATTTTCAGGAGTTTCTACCTTACTTTTAGCATAATCTTTAGAAACTCTAAAATCAAAATGTGGATAACCTCGTGGTTTGTACCACTTGTTAAGAGGATCGGAATTATTTACACTTTTTTGCACGTATTTTCATAATAATTTAGCAGAGCTAGAGAGGAAGAATAGGGGCATCCTTAAATATCCTCTCAGCGCACGCTTACTCCCTTTTCAACATAATAATAGACCCAGGAAAAACCAAGTTTTTTATTACTTTGCTTTTAATTAAGTGTCTAGTTCTTAAATGACAAAAGAGTGTTCCGTACCTTTCGATACGCCCCCTCTATAAACTATGTTATGAGTCTGTTTGGACATCTACTTGACACTGGAGTGGCTTTCGTGATAAACAGTGACCCCCATACAAATAAGGTGCATGGGCTAAAGTTAATATGCCCTAATTTGAAAGTTATCTAACATCAGACGACAAATATCAAGTGACTTTAAGCTGCCAATTGTTCAACATTCAACTCGGTATGCATCTTTCTTGAAAGCTGTATGGATAGCTTCAATCTCAAAACAATTCTGGCAGCTTCCGATATTCTGCCAGAACTTTATCCAACGGCTCGATAAACACTTTGATTATCTCTTGGACAGTGCTGCGCGTCTTTGGAGTCAACCGCGTAAAAGCCACCATTAACGAGCGATGTTTGCTCTGGTCTGGCAAGGTATAGACAAGGGTGGACATCTCTAACGGTTCGAGGACATCAATCCGCGTCCCATACTGGTACAACGTCCGCATCGTTTTAGTTGTCATGCCCGTGGCAAGCAGATCGTACCATTGCTGCTGAGAAACACTCATCGGCATCAAAAACTGCACCTTGATGTTCTTTGCCAGCAATGGCTCTAATTCTTCGACCACTCGATCCGCTTCCCAAGCATCGGTAGGAAGCGTTTGCCAGTAATAGGTATCTTCAAGCGATCGTACTCCTGATGAAACGAGATAATCGTTGAACTTCTCTGGCACTAAATCCGAGATGACTACCGCACCTGTCTCATCCTCCAATAGCTCGTCAAGATCGGCGGTACCGCACAGTTCAAAATCGGCGGTAATCAGCTTGATATCGTATGACTTCATCAAACTCTCGATCGCCTTGACACATAAATCCGTGTATCTGTTACAGGGGATTAGATGTAGCATCAAAAATATCCAGTATTTTTAACGGTCGCGAAACTGCGCTCTAACCAAGTTTTCAGGCGGTAGGCTACTCGCTGATTGATATCTGGAGCGGTGAGAATTTCACTGAATGTGAGGTTTTCTCTCTGGAGCCGGATCGATAACTCTTCTGAAAGCACTACTTTATCGATGACTACTGCTTTTAGTTCTTTCTTGGCAATCATTTCATTGAGATCTGGATTGACTAAACCTAGCCTGTAGTTCTCCCACTCACTACTGCTACCAATCCCTTTATTGACGACCAGACAGTATTGTAGCTCTGGATATTTATACATGAAGTTTTCTAGTAAACTCAATGATTCATAAGACCCGTCGGATACCCAGAACAGCACAATTTGGATGGTGGTTGCCATTAAAGCAAGATCGGTTTCATCCAACCAATAACAAAGCCCTGACTGGGATTGAGATGGCAGCGAAATTATTGTATTGTCGCTTAACTCAACTACTTCAGAAAGCCTGTCTCGACTTTTAGTATCGTCGGGATTATTACTTAGTACTATCTGTTCCGAGAGCAATTTCTTGAGTCGAACTAGTGCATCTAATTGTCTACCTTCACTTCCTTCTATTGTCTCAAATAGTTGCTCCGCTCGAACATTGCTAGACGACCACTGTTGGTATATATCCTTGAGATATGCTTTAGCAACGTTGGGAGTGGTTTTATCTAAGTCGAGGATAGTCGGGTCGCGATCTAACTGTAATAACAGCTCGATCAGAATGTATGTAAACCAAGTTTTGCCTACGCCCCCCTTCTCCCCACCCACAATGAATAGATGTTTGAGGATATTTGTATTGAGATCGACATGTGCCTCTAAATGTCCGTTAGATTCTGTAATTGCGGATGCTTCCATTTCTGGCTGTACCGTGGATTGTGCATTTGTTTCGCTCATTTACTTTCTCCTGTTAAGCAGTTTCTAAGTCTGACTTTAACCGTGAATTCACCCAATACCATAAACTGTAAATGTCAGCAAATCTCTCTTTGCTGACACTACTAAATCTAATACTTTCAGGAATATCTATTGCTAGATGAGTGTGTAGTTTTGTTAGACCATTTTTAATTATCTTTTTTTCTAAAAAGGATTTAAAATCTTCGTTTAAGTACTCTACCGTGCCACCACCCAACAAAATTAGATCGGATCTTGATGGCATCATTTCATTCAACCAATCTTTGACTCTAACTGAGTAGGCAATATTTTCCTTTTCAATTACTGCAATCAGCATGTCTACTTCAGCTACTCGATCTTCACCTGAGTTTTTGAGTAAGGGATTAAATACTAACTCTGACTCGACCTGACATTCGGTGAGTTGGCAATCGAATAGCTCTAGTTCTCGCTTTAATCGATCCCGATGAGAGTAATCGAAACCGCTAAAATCTCGAAGACCCCGTTCGCGATCGTCGATCTGGCGAGTATATTTTGCTATTTGCTGTTTAAAGTAAGTGTAGTTAAATACTGGCTCGATGAGATCTTCAATCCGATATCCGGTCTTACCTGCAATCTCTTTGAGCAAATTATGGAAACCTAAGTCTGAAGTTTGAGAGCCATTGACCGACCCGTAGTTTGCCATGAAGATACTAGTGTTCCGAAATCCCACCATTACCACCGTAATCGTGGCAATCTCTTTTAAATTTAACTCTTGCCCTAGCAATAATCCCATCCCTTCTGGAAAAGGAGATAAGCTCTTGAGCTTGGGCTTAATTCTACCCCTGGGAGTAACTAAATCCTTCACCGCAGCATTAATCCGAGCGGCGATCGTCTGCTTATGCTCCCACTCTGCCGGAGGTAAGACAAATGTTAGCGACAACTCAAACCGCTCTGGTAGTTGAAACTTTTGGGCGAAGATACTAATTACCGCACAGGCTTTCTGGACGGCACTAGTAAACTTTAACGGCTTCACCTTTAAAGAGCTATTAAATTTTGTTGTTGCTAAGTTGCCCAGCGCATAAGATTTCCCCTCAATTGTCACCCAACTTTGATGTTCGCTAAAGTCTGGATCGCAAGTCAACAACGAATCATTCTCAACTTCCACACAATGAGGTGACATCGATAAAGTGATGCAATCTGATGGCGTACCGACGAGACTACCGATCGCTTTAGTTGCAGAGGCACCAAAATCGACTGCCAACAACAAATGGGGTACTTTTTGCTTCATGG harbors:
- the drt2 gene encoding antiviral reverse transcriptase Drt2; the encoded protein is MQKSVNNSDPLNKWYKPRGYPHFDFRVSKDYAKSKVETPENIINHSFWPFLRKIQCTPKYKRELKKVSSKDRPIMYASHIDSHIYSWYTHLLNKRYEERIKETHLNSSVLAYRALGKSNIDFAKDVFDEVEKREHCIVLTFDISKFFDCIDHKKLKLSWCRLLDLNNSKLPKDHYKVYKSITKYSYINMSDVCQELNIKDFRELQSRRRICSSQEFRSKLKSSIKINTTEHGIPQGSPISALLSNIFLWEFDILMSNHALETGGIYRRYCDDILWICHPEQSDKTMRKVHQEIQNSGSNLTINEDKSEKSEFIRENGLLYYHPETQPLQYLGFIFDGQKRLIRSQTVSRYYRRMKRAIYFTKKAAKESDRGEIIYRRSLYERFTHLGKRNFIKYAYRASKIMNSAEIKGQTSRHWKKINAAIQQDN